The Chloroflexota bacterium genome segment CAGTTCAATAGCAGACAAGAAGGCTCCAACGGCCGCATGCTTGTTCAGTGGTATGGGAGGGTTTGCCACTGGGTTGGAACATGCTGGATTTGAGATCAGTTGGGCAACCGACAACGACGAGTATGCATGTGCTGCGTTTCGGCACCGTTTCCCGCAGGTACGGTTGATCGAGAAAGATGTGCGACAGCTATCCGTCCAGGTGGATAGTCTTGGAAGTATAGATGTACTCGCGGCGGGCTTCCCTTGTCAGAGTTTTTCTCAGGCCGGAAATCGACGAGGTTTCGGGGACTCCCGTGGAAATCTATTCTTCGAGATTCCTCGGCTGATTGAAGAATTTCAGCCAAAGGTACGGCCTTCGCTGATTATCTTGGAAAACGTTCCGCATCTTCTGTACGGCGCCAATGGGGAGTGGTTTGACCGCGTCCGTCGCGCTATGCGACGAATCGGCTATTGGTTCAGAGAGGAAGCATGCTGGGTCGTGAATGTCAAGGATGCAACGGAGTTACCGCAGGACCGTGAACGTTTGTTCATGGTCGCGGCGTTACGGGATCGATTTTCACGGAACCCGTTCTGTCCGCCTTTCTTGGGAAGTGGTTCCGAGTCAGAACGACGTCCTCTCGCAGACTTCGTTGACCGCACTCAGCGCGGTTGTGAGGACGCCTATCTTTCTCCCGACAACCGCTACTATAAGATGATTAACCGTGCAATATGCGCAGGTGAGTCGGAAGCAAACGTTTACCAGTTGCGTCGCTCGTACGTGCGCGAGAAGAAACAAGGGCTATGTCCAACCCTTACGGCCAACATGGGCATTGGTGGGCACAACGTTCCGTTCGTTCGCGACCCTTGGGGAATTCGGCGCTTAAGTGTCAGTGAGGTGGCTCGGCTCCAAGGGTTCGATGACAAGGATGGTCTCTTTCCCAAGATACCGGAGACGGAGCAATATCGTCTGCTCGGAAACTCTGTTTGCGTGGGGCTCGCCCGCTTGGTCGGGAAAACCTGTGCCAGAATACTTGATGATAGAGGTTTTGATAGTAAATGACCCGGCAAATCGGTTGGCTCTTTCCGCCGACAAATGGGGGAATTAGTACTGGGATCAACGATCCCGGAATGGCCCATTTCACTGGGCAGCCGTTGGCGAGCCTCGCACGAGAGACAATACAGAATTCTCTTGACGCTTGCCTCGATCAGGAACAGCCTGTGCATGTTTCATTTGAATTGCTTGATTGTGACCTGGACCAAGTTGGTCGCAGCGAACTAGCAACGGCTATCGAATCTTGCAGAAGTACGATAACCGAGCACCAGCACGCCATGGAAGCTGCAGCCCTACGTGAAGCGGCCAAGTTTGTCGAAGCCAAACAGGTTCCGTGTTTGCGCATTTCTGATCGAAATACGACCGGTCTTTTCGGGGAAAACTGGCGGGCATTAGTAAAGATGCAGGGATTTAGTCATAAGCCCGATATGGAGGGAGCTGGAGGTTCTCACGGTATTGGGAAGTATGCACCGTTCGCTGTATCGAACCTGCGAACTGTCTTCTATTGGACTTGTTTCATCGAGAATGGACAGGAACGCGAAAAGTTTCAAGGGAAGTCAGTGCTCATATCGCATTCCGACGCTGACGGCAATGAGACCCAGGGGACGGGATTCTTCGGGCTAAAGGAGGGTTGTCTCGAATTGACCGATGGTATACCGAACGAGTTTCGGGTGATTGAAAAGGACCAACGACCGGCTAGAGGTACCAGCGTTACAGTTATGGGATTTCAAGAGACTGGAGACTGGCGCAGTCGCATTGCCGAAAGTGTCATAGAGAACTTTTTCTACGCGATCGGTACTGAGCGCTTAAATGTAATCGTAGAACCAGACAAGTATACCGACCTGATGGAAATGGACCGTACTTCGATCGACAAATGGTTCGAATACTTGCAAGGTTCCGATAGCTCCGAAAACCCTCAGGCTTCTACCGGCAATTCAGTGAAAGATGCACAGATTTTTTGGGAGCTGTCGAAAGAAGAGCCTGCTGCAGAGAAACAAGATGTTGACTTGGGACATTGTAGGCTTTGGATCAGTACTGCCGAGGGGTTGCCAAGGAAGGTGGCCTTCGTGCGCCGGACAGGGATGCTTGTAACGACCCAACAGGCCGGTTTGATTCGTTTTCATGGTTTCCGTGACTTTGCTGCGCTCTGCGTATTTGAAGATCCCGAGGGCAATGAGCTTCTGCGCCGTATGGAAAATCCAAGACATGATCAATTCGAACCTAATCGACTGCCAAGGGATGATCGTGACCGTGGTCGTAGGGCGCTTAAGCGCATCACGGACTGGGTGAGAGGC includes the following:
- the dcm gene encoding DNA (cytosine-5-)-methyltransferase, which codes for MRLSHKFEQLLTLWIRWSAANLDRQMLKTSGPTALAKPQAIVTNGSSIADKKAPTAACLFSGMGGFATGLEHAGFEISWATDNDEYACAAFRHRFPQVRLIEKDVRQLSVQVDSLGSIDVLAAGFPCQSFSQAGNRRGFGDSRGNLFFEIPRLIEEFQPKVRPSLIILENVPHLLYGANGEWFDRVRRAMRRIGYWFREEACWVVNVKDATELPQDRERLFMVAALRDRFSRNPFCPPFLGSGSESERRPLADFVDRTQRGCEDAYLSPDNRYYKMINRAICAGESEANVYQLRRSYVREKKQGLCPTLTANMGIGGHNVPFVRDPWGIRRLSVSEVARLQGFDDKDGLFPKIPETEQYRLLGNSVCVGLARLVGKTCARILDDRGFDSK